The following DNA comes from Corynebacterium lizhenjunii.
AGAAAGCGGGAGGGTGGGGAGGCATCGGCAAGCTTAAGGGCGGGTAAAGTAAGGCAATCCTTCCTGGGAATTGGGGGTGTAACCCGCTAGGTTGGACACATGTCTAGATTCAGTCCGCTCAACTGGCCGGTGGTACGGCAGCTCCGCGGCAGTGACCCGTTTGCGCGGGATGTCAACACCCAGTCGAAAAAGAGCCGTGAGCTTGACGGTCGCCTGGTTGAAGCAGACCGCGTGGTGCAATCGGTGTGCCCGTATTGTGCTGTTGGCTGCTCGCAGCGCGTGTACGTCAAAGATAACCAGGTCATTCAGATTGAAGGCGACCCAGATTCACCGATCTCGCGCGGGCGCCTGTGCCCCAAGGGTGCGGCGTCTGAACAGTTGGTCAACTCCGCAACCCGCCTGACCAAGATTAAGTACCGCGCGCCCTATGCCACCGAGTGGCAGGAGCTGGATACCGAGACCGCCATGGATATGATTGCGGACCGCTTTGTGGAATCCCGCAAGAATAAGTGGCAGGACGTTGATGAGCAAGGCCGTCCGCTGCGCCGCACCATGGGTGTGGCCGGGCTGGGCGGTGCGACCCTGGATAACGAGGAAAACTACCTGATTAAGAAGCTGTTTACCGCCACAGGGGCGATACAGATCGAAAATCAGGCGCGCATATGACACTCTGCCACCGTTCCTAGTTTAGGAACCTCGTTTGGCCGCGGCGGAGCGACCCAACCGCTGCAGGACATGGCAAATGCGGACTGCATTGTCATTCAAGGGTCCAACATGGCTGAATGCCACCCGGTGGGTTTCCAGTGGGTGATTGAGGCCAAAAAGCGCGGGGCTCGCGTGATCCATGTTGATCCGCGCTACACCCGTACCTCGGCGTCGGCGAACCGTCACATCGGGATCCGTGCTGGAAGTGACATTGTGCTCTTTGGTGCGCTGATCAAGTACTTCATTGATAATGACTTGTACTTCCATGACTACGTGGTGGCCTATACCAATGCCTCGGCCATTATCTCTCCTGATTTCCAGGACACCGAGGATCTAGATGGGCTGTTTTCTGGCTACGACCCGGAGACGGGCAAGTACGTCACGGATTCGTGGAGCTACGTTTCCAAGGAGGAGGGTTCTTCCTGGAACGTGGAAAAGGATGAGACTCTGCAGCATCCGAACTGCGTGTTCCAGATTCTCAAGCGCCACTATTCGCGCTATACACCGGAGATGGTGCAGGACGTTTGTGGTATTTCCCAGGAGGACTTCTACTACCTGGCGAACTCGATTGCGGATAACTCCAAGCCGGATCGCACCACGTGTTTTGCCTATGCTTTGGGCTTTACCCAGCACACGATGGGCGTGCAATTCATCCGCACCCTGGCCATCTTGCAATTGCTGATGGGCAACGTGGGTCGCCCGGGCTCGGGCATTATGGCCCTGCGCGGACACGCCTCCATCCAGGGCTCCACCGACATCCCCACCCTGTTTAACTCGCTGCCGGGGTATCTGCCCATGCCGCACGTGCAGGCGCAGAACTGGCAGCAATACCTGGATAGCTTCCGCAGTGAAGACCAAAAGGGTTTCTGGCAGATAGGGGAGAACTACGCGGTGAGTTTGATGAAGTCCTATTGGGGCGACGCCGCCACGGAGGAGAATAACTGGGGCCTGGACCTGATGCCGCGCATCAGTGGCGCGCACTCGACCTATGAGACCCTCATGGGCATGCTGGACCACGAGGTGGAGGGCTACATTGTCTTCGGGCAAAACCCTGCGGTGGCCCAGTCCAACGGTTCCATGCAACGCCGGGGCCTAGCCAACCTCAAGTGGTTGGTGGTGCGCGACTTCCAGGAGATTGAGACGGCTTCCTTCTGGTACGACTCCCCGGAGGTGCGCAGCGGCGAACTCAAGACGGAAGAAATTGGCACCGAGGTTTTCTTGATGCCAGCGGCCACCCACGTGGAAAAGGCTGGAACCTTTACTCAGACGCAGCGTATGCTGCAGTGGCGTTATCAGGCGGTGACTCCGCCGGGAGATGCCACCAGTGAGTCCTGGTTCTTCTACCACTTGGGGCGCAAGATTAGGCAGCGCCTGGCGGACTCGACGGATCCGCGGGATCTGCCGGTACAGCAGGTTACCTGGGACTACAAGGTGGATGCCGAGGGTGAGCCGGATAATGAGGAGATCCTCAAGGAGATCAACGGCTACTACCTGGAAGGTCCCCACGAGGGCGAGCTGTTGCCCGCGTTTACGGAGATGAAGGCCGACGGCTCTACCGCAGGTGGCTGCTGGATTTATACCGGCGTATTTAAGGACGGCATTAACCATGCCGCCAAGAAGGTGCCCGGTTCCCAGCAAAATGAGGTGGCTCCGGATTGGGGCTGGGTCTGGCCTGCGAACCGGCGGCTGCTCTACAACCGGGCATCGGCACGCCCGGATGGCACCCCGTGGTCCGAGCGCAAGAAGTATGTCTGGTGGGACGCGGAGTCTGGCCGCTGGACCGGCGACGATGTCCCGGACTTCCCGGTGACCAAGGACCCCAGCTACCGCGCGCCTGCCGATGCCGTGGGCCCTGCAGCTTTGAATGGTGATGACCCCTTCATCATGCAGTCCGACGGCCTGGGTTGGCTGTTTGCGCCGAAGGGTATTTCCGACGGGCCACTGCCGGCGCACTATGAGCCGCATGAGTCCCCGGTGCCTAATGCGGTCTACAAGCAGCAGCAGTCGCCCACGCGCCTGACCATCAAGCGCCCCGATAACCTTTCTCGGCCGCAGCCGGGGGAGCCGGGCGCGGACGTGTATCCGTTCATGTTCACCACCTACCGCTTGACGGAGATGTACACCTCTGGCGCAATGTCGCGGCGCCTGCCATTTTTGGCGGAGCTGCAGCCGGGCTTGTTCTGTGAGGTCTCCCCACAGCTGGCTAAGCTGCGCGGCTTGGAAAACGGCCAATGGGCCACCATCATCTCTCCCCGCGGAGCCATCGAGGCCCAGGTCCTGGTGACTGAGCGCATGCCGATGTTTAGCATCAACGGCCAGGACTACCACCAGATCGGGTTGCCGTTCCACTACGGCGACTCCGATACCACGGCGGTTACAGGTGATGGCGCTAATGACCTGCTGGGGCTGACCCTGGAGCCGAATGTGTTCATTCAAAACTCCAAGGTCTCCGCGTGTGACATCATCCCGGGGCGCCGCCCGCGGGGACAGGCGCGCGTGGATTTGGTCAAGGAATACCAACAGCGCGCGGGCCTGACTGTGGAGTCTGGAAATAACTTGGTGGATGTGGAGGACTCCTTCACCATCAACCCCGAGCCGGAACAGACCACGCACCCTGAGCCGGAAACGGCCACCCACTCGGAGCTGGAAAAGGAGGACCAGTAATGGCAAACCGCTTAGTCGAGGCCGGTCACGCCGCAGGCTATGACTCTTTCCAGCGCATGGCCTTCTTCACGGATACGTCCATCTGTATCGGCTGCAAGGCCTGTGAGGTGGCGTGTAAGGAATGGAACCGCAACCCCGTAGAGGGATATGGCGTTACTGGTAACTCCTATGACAACACCGGGTCCCTGGGCGCAAACACCTGGCGGCATGTGGCATTCGTGGAGCAAAATGAGCAGCGGATAACCCAAGCGCGCGAGGAAGGCCGCCAGCTGGTGGCCCTGGGCCTGCCTAGCGTAGGGGCGCCCGGGGTGTGGGCACCCAGCGTTGGGAAGCCAGGCGATGAGACGCCCGGCGATGGCGCGCCCACCATTCCGGACACCGATGACTTCCGCTGGCTGATGTCTTCTGATGTATGCAAGCATTGCACTAACGCGGGGTGCTTGGACGTGTGCCCGACGGGTGCGCTCTTTCGCACGGAGTACGGCACCGTGGTGGTCCAAGATGACGTCTGCAATGGCTGCGGCACATGCGTGGCAGGTTGCCCCTTTGGGGTGATCGAGCGGCGCGACGATGGCGGCGTGAGCCTCAAGACGGATAAAACCGCCACCGTGGAGCACCAGGATAATTCCCATGCCGGGGTCAATGTCCTGGCTAAGCTCAAGCAGCTGCGCCCACAGGGGCCCGATCACACCCCGGGTAAGGCCATGCCCATTAAGAACTTGGGCGTGGCGCAGAAGTGCACCATGTGTTACGACCGCCTCAAAGGCGGGGAGCAACCGGCGTGCGCCAAGACGTGTCCCACCACGTCTATTAAATTTGGGACATACGAGGCGATGTTGGCTGAGGCAAAGGCGCGCGTGGCCCAACTACATGAGCAAGGGCTCAGCGAAGCCCGGCTCTACGGTGCTAACCCTGCAGACGGCGTCGGCGGCACCGGCTCCATCTTCCTTCTGCTCGATGCCCCCGAGGTCTATGGTCTGCCGCCAGACCCGCGGGTGCCCACGGAGGACTTGCCCAAGATGTTTAAGACTGCCTGCAAGGCTGTGGCTGGATTCACCGCCGTGGTGGCGGCCTCGTTTGCGCTGGGAGGACACTAAATGCCGAATGAGTTTGACGAATATCGCCCGCCCCAGGAACCCCGCAAGCGGGGGCGCAAAGGCGGCCGCCAAGATGGTCGCAAAGGCGGTCACAACAGGAGCATCGGCGCCGGTGGCCAGGACGGCAGCAAGGAAGTCCGGGTAGCGGAAGACTTTGAGTTCTCCGATTACTACGGCAAGCCCGTGGTCAAGGCCCCGCCGTGGGAATGGCCGATTGGCGCCTATCTGTTCTTAGGCGGCGTGGCCGGCGGCAGTGCGCTGCTGGCCGCTGGTGCACAAGCAACGGGCAATGCACCGCTGCGCACCGCCACCCGACTGACGGCCTTTGGCGCAGCCGGAGCCGGTTCAGCCATGCTGGTGCTCGACCTGGGCCGCCCGGAGCGCCTGCTGAACATGTTCCGCGTGTTCAAGCTGAGTTCGCCCATGTCCGTGGGCTCCTGGATCCTGGCCAGCTTCGGCGCGGCATCCTCGCTGCCAGCGCTAAGCGAACTGGCACGGAAGCCGCTGCCGTTGGCTAATGCCGCGGGCATTATCGCCGGGGTCCTCGGCGGTCCTTTGGCCGCCTATACCGCGGTGCTGTTGGGCGATACGTCCAACCCTGTGTGGTCGGATACTCGCGGCCATTTGCCGTATGTCTTTGTCTCCTCGGCAGCGCTAGCCTCTTCGGGCGTGGCTATGGTGACCACCCCGGTGGCAAACGCCGCTCCCGCGCGTACCGTGGCCATGGTGGGCGCAGCCGCAGACCTCGCCGCCACGCGCAAGATGGAAGAGACTATGCAGCCAGAGACTGTGCGCCACCTGCACCGCACCAAGTTGATGAAGGCGGCTGAGGTCTTGGTGGCCGTGGGCGGCGTGGGCACGGTTGCAGCCGCGGTCACGAAGTCCAAGGCTGTGTCTGTGCTGGCAGGAGTGGCCCTGGCGGCAGGATCTTGTTGCACGCGCTTTGGCATCTTGGAAGCCGGCCTGGCATCCGCGCAAGACCCCCAGGCGGTCATTGGCCCGCAGTCGCGCCGCGCGAAGGAACGCCGGCAGTCCCAAGGGCTAGAAGGCGACGTCATTAGCACAAGCTAAACTAGCGGGCATGTCTCTAGCGCACTACAACAAGACCTCTTATGATTCGCCGCACCGGACGCGGGTGGGTTTGCCCCCCGGTCCGGTCTTCGTCGTGTTGGGCGTACTCAGTGGACTATATTTCTGGCTCACGGGCACCGTATGGGCGGTGACCGGGGAGTTTACCCGCCTGGGCGGCCATGTTGTGGCAGGTTTGGGCGCAGATATTTCTCAGTGGCAGTACTTCGCGGAAGTCACCACAATTAGCGGCAGCCCGCTGGAGCGCACCGATGGTTGGATTGTGGTAGCCATGTTGCTTGGATCACTAATAGCCGCACTGGCGGCGGGGGATTTCCGGTTGCGTTTTCCACGGCTAAAGCGCCGGTGGGTTCAGGCATTGTGCGGTGGCATCATCGCCGGCTTCGGGGCTCGCTTGGCCTTTGGTTGCAACCTGGCGGCCATGTTTACCGGCATCCCGCAGTTCTCCTTACACGCCTGGATTTTTACCCTGTTCACCGCGGTGGGCACCTGGGTGGGCGTCCAGATAATTAAGCAGCGTTGGTGGCGTGGTCCCACCCGCCCGCAGCCGGCAAACCAGGGGGAGTCTGCCGCTGCCGCCTCCTCCCGCACGTTGCATGTTGCCATTGCTGTGGCGCTGGCCGTAGCCACCCTTGGCGCGGCTGTCTGGTACCTGACTAGCGATAGGGCTTCGCTGGCGGTGGCTGTGGTCTTTGGTCTGGCATTTGGGGTGCTGATCCAGCGCGGGCAGATTTGCTTCACCGCGGCGTTTCGAGATCTGTGGGTCACGCGCAAGACGAAGCTAGCGGATTCCCTGGTGCTGGGCTTGGCCGCAGCGGTGGTGGTTACTTTTGTGGTGCTGCTGGCAACCGATGCCCAGCCGCTGACCAAACCGGCCGGCTGGGGCACCGTTATTGGCGGGTTCCTTTTTGGCCTCGGCATCATCTTTGCCGGTGCCTGTGAGACTGGCATGATGTATCGCGCCATGGAGGGCCAACTGGTGGCGTGGGTTGCGTTCGCGGGCAACATCGTGGGCGCCACGGTCTTGGCCTATGGGTGGGACCACTGGGGCATCCACGCCGCCCTAGTGGCCAACGCACCCAAGATCAACTTCTATGACGCCTGGGGGCCATGGCCGGCACTGGTGGCCTCCCTCGCGGCGCTGGCGGTATGGTGGGTGGCCATGAGCCCGCGTCGCGCTGACCGCAAGACTCGCTTGGAGTCCCAGTACCAGGTTGCCGCTTCCCCGGAAAGGAGCCTTAATGACAACTAGGCCTGACTTCACCCTGGATCTGTGCGGGGAGTCTTGCCCATATCCAGTTATCCACACCCTAGAGGCCTTGGAGGGCCTTGAACCCGGGCAGACCTTGGAGGTTACGACGGATTGCCCGCAAGCCTTCCGCAATGTGCCGGATGATGCCACCGCAGCAGGGCATGAGCTGGTAGGCACCCCGTCTCGCGTGGGTGCGCGCATGACCTTCGTCTTCCGTAGGGGCGAGGAGGCCATCACCCCTACGAAGACGTCGAAGACGTCCTGGTGGCGCCGGAATTAAACGATACGGATGCGCGGCTCGCCAGCAACAGTGCGGCCGATAACGGGGTAGCCGGGGACCTCGCCGATGATGAGCAGACCTCCGGAAGTCTGGGCATCGGCAAGAAAGACCAAGTCCTCCTCGCTAGCTGTGGTGTCCAGGTGGCTGCGCACCCACTCCAGATTGCGGCGAGACCCGCCGGGGACAAAGCCCTCGGCAAGGGCTTGCTTGGCGCCGGGAATCTCTGGAACGGCGTCTAACTCAATTTCGGCACCCACGCCGGAGGCGCGGCACATCTTGTAGAGGTGGCCCAGCAGCCCAAACCCGGTCACATCCGTGGCTGCCTTGACTCCGGCCTCGACCGCCAGGCGAGCTGCGCGATCATTCAAGGTAGTCATGGACTCCACGGCTTCAGCCGAGACCTCCCCGGTGGCCTTGTGCTTGTTGTTGAAGATGCCCACGCCGATTGCTTTGGTCAAGGTGATGGGCAGCCCGGCCGCGGCGGCATCGTTACGCATGAGTTTGTCTTCTGCAACGGTCCCGGTAACAGCCATGCCGTAGATGGGCTCCGGGGAGGTAATCGAGTGCCCGCCCGTCACGGAGATCCCGGCCTGAGTTGCCACATCCATGCCGCCGCGCAGCACTTCCCGCAAAATATCCAGGGGAAGGTCTGGCCAGCCCACCAAGTTGATTGCGGTCAGCGGGGTTCCGCCCATGGCGTAGACATCGGATAGCGCGTTAGCGGCGGCGACGCGGCCCCAGTCATAGGGGTCGTTGAGCATGGGAGTAAAGAAGTCTGCGGTAGAGATCACCGCAAGCCCGTCATGGAGACGCACAGCGGCGGCATCATCACCATCATCGAGGCCCACCAGGACATTTGGATCCGCGGTACCCACTAGGCCGGCAACAGCGCTTTCAAGTTGCCCAGCAGGGATTTTGCAGGCACAGCCGCCACCGGCGGCCAGGGAGGTCAAGGCGATAGGTTCCATGGGGTGCATCCTACCGTGTACAGTCTCTTCCTGGAGGCGTACGTGTCCTGGTGGGCGCCCCGGTCTTCAAAACCGGTGAAATCAAGTAGCTTGGTTTGGCAGGTTCGATTCCTGTCCGCCTCCGCCACTTGGGAAAGATTATGACTGATCCGCGCCGAAATATCCCCCGCACAGACACACTGTTGGAGCTCGTCCCGCACTTGAGTCCCGCAAAGGCCAAGCAGATTATCCGCGAGGTCCAAGATGCCGCCCGCGCTGGAGACATTCCAGTTGCAGACGTAGAAGCGGAGGTCAAGCGCCGGGCGGCCCGGACGTATTCCCTGCACCCGGTGCTCAACGCAACGGGGGTCATCATCCACACCAATCTGGGCCGCGCGCCGCTGGCACCCGCGGCAGTAGATGCCTTGGTGGCCGCAGCCGGATACACCGACGTGGAACTCGACATGGACACGGGCACTCGTGGTGCGCGTGGGGTGGAAGCCACCCAAGCGCTCCTGGCGGCCTGCCCGGCCGAAGACGCCCTGGTGGTCAACAACGGGGCGGCGGCTTTGCTGCTGGCAACGGCCGCGCTGGGAAAATCCGAAGTCATTATTTCGCGGGGAGAACTCATAGAGATCGGCGCGGGCTTCCGCCTGCCGGAGCTCATCGAGTCCACGCCCGTGCGCCTACGCGAAGTAGGCGCCACCAACCGCACCCATCTGCACGATTACGCGGCCGCTATCGGGGACAACACCGGGGCGATCCTCAAAGTCCACCCCTCGAATTTCCGCATGGAGGGCTTTACCTCCTCCGTGGGGGTGGCCCCGCTGCGTCGCCTGGCCGATGAACATGGCCTGGCGCTCATCGTAGACCTGGGCTCTGGGTTGTTGCGCCCGGACGCGGTGTTGCCGGAAGAGCCTGCGCTTATTGCGCAATTGGACGCCGATGTAGTCATTGCCAGCGGCGATAAGCTACTCGGCGGGCCGCAGGCAGGAATCTTGTTGGGGAAGAAGGCCGCCATTTCCGCGATCCGTACCCACCCACTGGCGCGGGCCGTGCGTATAGACAAGCTGCGGCTCAATGCCTTAGAGGCCAGCGTGAATACCCCCAATGCCGTACAAGCGGCGCTGCATATTTCCCCGCAGCGTTTGCTAGAGCGCACGCGCTGGTTGCAGCAGCAGATTCCCGGCAGTGAGGTGGTGGAGCACACTGGGCGCGTGGGCGGCGGCGGTGCCCCGGAGTACCCGCTGGAAGGCTGGGCATTGGCCCTGCCCGCCCACCTGGCCCGGCCCTTGCGTTTGGGGCAGCCTGCCGTGTTGCCGCGGGTGCATGAGGGTCGTTGCCTTATTGATTTGCGTTGTATCCCCGAGTCTGCCGATGCCACCGTGGCCCAGGCCATCAAGGCGGCCGCATGTACGTAGTTTCTACCGCCGGCCACGTAGACCACGGAAAGTCCACGCTGGTAGAGGCTTTGACCGCCATGGACCCGGACCGGTGGGCTGAGGAAAAAGAGCGCGGGCTGACCATTGATTTGGGTTTTGCCTGGACCCAGGTGCAGGGCATGGATGTGGCATTCGTGGACGTGCCGGGACACGAGCGCTTTGTGAGCAATATGTTGGCGGGTTTGGCACCCGTGCCGGTGGTGTTGTTGGTGGTGGCAGCCGATGAAGGCTGGCAGGCGCAAAGTAGTGACCATCGGGATGCCATCGCGGCCCTTGGCGTGCGCTATGGGGTGGTGGCGCTTACCCGCAGTGATAAGGCGAGTGCAGCCGACATCGAGCGCACCCGGGCGCAGGTGGCAGCGGAGCTTGCAGGCACTTTGCTTGCCGATGCCCCCGTGGTCCCCGTCAGTGCCCACAGCGGCGCTGGCCTTGAGGAGTTGCGGGAGCGGCTGGCTGCCGTGTTGGCGGCGACGCCACGGCCTGAGGGCAGGACGCGGCTGTGGATTGACCGCGCGTTTAGCATCACTGGGGCTGGCACTGTGGTCACTGGCACGCTGGGGCAGGGCAGCATTGAGGTGGGCGATACCGTAGAGATTCCCGGTGTGGGCCGGGTGCAGGTGCGCGGGATTCATAGCGAGAACCGGGCCATTGAGTGCGCAGAGCCGATAACCCGGGTGGCGCTGAACCTGCGCGGGGTAGAGGCCAAGCAATTGCACCGGGGCCAGCAGGTGTTAGGTGATCCCTGGCCGCTGACGGATACCGTGGATGTACGCGCGCGAATCCGGGTGGCAGAAGCTGTCGCGCACATTGGCTCCGGGGCGTACCCAGTGCGGGTGCGTCCTTTGGGCACAGAGTTTGCCCGGCTGCGTTTCCGCGAGCCAATTGCCTTGGAGCCAGGGGACCGGATGGTGCTGCGCACGGAGGAGCTCATTGGCGCTGAGGTACTCGACGTCGATGTTGCGCCCTTAACACGTCGCGGTGACGCTGCGCGACGGGCGCAAGAGCTTCACAATCCCGCCCAGGCATATATAGAGCGGGTCAAGGCGGTCACAGCTGAACACTTGGAGTTCCTGGGCCACCGCAATGTTAGCGGCACCGTGGAGTTTCGCGGCTGGATTGTCCTGGCCACGGCGGTGGTGGAGTGGAAGCAGCAGCTCATCGCCGCGGTTGACGCGCAGGATCCTCTCTCCCCGCTGAGCAAGGCCGCAGCGATAGAGAAACTGGGGCTTCCCGAGCCCCTGCTTCCGCTCATTGTTGCCGCGGCACAGCTGCGCCACGAGGATGGACTCATTTTCCGTGAGGCCCCGGACTTGGGCGAGGCAGTGGCCAAGCTGGAGCAGCGCTTGCGCGAACGCCCCTTCGACGCCCCGGAGGCCGGTGAGTTGAGCTCCCGCGAAATCGCTGCGGCCGTCCGGGCTGGCAAGCTTGTGCGCTTGGGCGCAATTGTGCTTCTGCCGGACGCCGTGGAGATCGCGGTTGCGCGTATACGCGAATTGGAACAGCCGTTTAGTACCTCGCAGGCCCGCCAGGCTTTGGAGACTACCCGCAGGGTGGCTATCCCGCTGCTGGAGCATTTGGACGAGCTAAAAATCA
Coding sequences within:
- the selD gene encoding selenide, water dikinase SelD — translated: MEPIALTSLAAGGGCACKIPAGQLESAVAGLVGTADPNVLVGLDDGDDAAAVRLHDGLAVISTADFFTPMLNDPYDWGRVAAANALSDVYAMGGTPLTAINLVGWPDLPLDILREVLRGGMDVATQAGISVTGGHSITSPEPIYGMAVTGTVAEDKLMRNDAAAAGLPITLTKAIGVGIFNNKHKATGEVSAEAVESMTTLNDRAARLAVEAGVKAATDVTGFGLLGHLYKMCRASGVGAEIELDAVPEIPGAKQALAEGFVPGGSRRNLEWVRSHLDTTASEEDLVFLADAQTSGGLLIIGEVPGYPVIGRTVAGEPRIRIV
- the yedE gene encoding selenium metabolism membrane protein YedE/FdhT yields the protein MSLAHYNKTSYDSPHRTRVGLPPGPVFVVLGVLSGLYFWLTGTVWAVTGEFTRLGGHVVAGLGADISQWQYFAEVTTISGSPLERTDGWIVVAMLLGSLIAALAAGDFRLRFPRLKRRWVQALCGGIIAGFGARLAFGCNLAAMFTGIPQFSLHAWIFTLFTAVGTWVGVQIIKQRWWRGPTRPQPANQGESAAAASSRTLHVAIAVALAVATLGAAVWYLTSDRASLAVAVVFGLAFGVLIQRGQICFTAAFRDLWVTRKTKLADSLVLGLAAAVVVTFVVLLATDAQPLTKPAGWGTVIGGFLFGLGIIFAGACETGMMYRAMEGQLVAWVAFAGNIVGATVLAYGWDHWGIHAALVANAPKINFYDAWGPWPALVASLAALAVWWVAMSPRRADRKTRLESQYQVAASPERSLNDN
- the nrfD gene encoding NrfD/PsrC family molybdoenzyme membrane anchor subunit; the protein is MPNEFDEYRPPQEPRKRGRKGGRQDGRKGGHNRSIGAGGQDGSKEVRVAEDFEFSDYYGKPVVKAPPWEWPIGAYLFLGGVAGGSALLAAGAQATGNAPLRTATRLTAFGAAGAGSAMLVLDLGRPERLLNMFRVFKLSSPMSVGSWILASFGAASSLPALSELARKPLPLANAAGIIAGVLGGPLAAYTAVLLGDTSNPVWSDTRGHLPYVFVSSAALASSGVAMVTTPVANAAPARTVAMVGAAADLAATRKMEETMQPETVRHLHRTKLMKAAEVLVAVGGVGTVAAAVTKSKAVSVLAGVALAAGSCCTRFGILEAGLASAQDPQAVIGPQSRRAKERRQSQGLEGDVISTS
- the yedF gene encoding sulfurtransferase-like selenium metabolism protein YedF, with protein sequence MTTRPDFTLDLCGESCPYPVIHTLEALEGLEPGQTLEVTTDCPQAFRNVPDDATAAGHELVGTPSRVGARMTFVFRRGEEAITPTKTSKTSWWRRN
- the selA gene encoding L-seryl-tRNA(Sec) selenium transferase, with translation MTDPRRNIPRTDTLLELVPHLSPAKAKQIIREVQDAARAGDIPVADVEAEVKRRAARTYSLHPVLNATGVIIHTNLGRAPLAPAAVDALVAAAGYTDVELDMDTGTRGARGVEATQALLAACPAEDALVVNNGAAALLLATAALGKSEVIISRGELIEIGAGFRLPELIESTPVRLREVGATNRTHLHDYAAAIGDNTGAILKVHPSNFRMEGFTSSVGVAPLRRLADEHGLALIVDLGSGLLRPDAVLPEEPALIAQLDADVVIASGDKLLGGPQAGILLGKKAAISAIRTHPLARAVRIDKLRLNALEASVNTPNAVQAALHISPQRLLERTRWLQQQIPGSEVVEHTGRVGGGGAPEYPLEGWALALPAHLARPLRLGQPAVLPRVHEGRCLIDLRCIPESADATVAQAIKAAACT
- the fdnG gene encoding formate dehydrogenase-N subunit alpha, giving the protein MSRFSPLNWPVVRQLRGSDPFARDVNTQSKKSRELDGRLVEADRVVQSVCPYCAVGCSQRVYVKDNQVIQIEGDPDSPISRGRLCPKGAASEQLVNSATRLTKIKYRAPYATEWQELDTETAMDMIADRFVESRKNKWQDVDEQGRPLRRTMGVAGLGGATLDNEENYLIKKLFTATGAIQIENQARIUHSATVPSLGTSFGRGGATQPLQDMANADCIVIQGSNMAECHPVGFQWVIEAKKRGARVIHVDPRYTRTSASANRHIGIRAGSDIVLFGALIKYFIDNDLYFHDYVVAYTNASAIISPDFQDTEDLDGLFSGYDPETGKYVTDSWSYVSKEEGSSWNVEKDETLQHPNCVFQILKRHYSRYTPEMVQDVCGISQEDFYYLANSIADNSKPDRTTCFAYALGFTQHTMGVQFIRTLAILQLLMGNVGRPGSGIMALRGHASIQGSTDIPTLFNSLPGYLPMPHVQAQNWQQYLDSFRSEDQKGFWQIGENYAVSLMKSYWGDAATEENNWGLDLMPRISGAHSTYETLMGMLDHEVEGYIVFGQNPAVAQSNGSMQRRGLANLKWLVVRDFQEIETASFWYDSPEVRSGELKTEEIGTEVFLMPAATHVEKAGTFTQTQRMLQWRYQAVTPPGDATSESWFFYHLGRKIRQRLADSTDPRDLPVQQVTWDYKVDAEGEPDNEEILKEINGYYLEGPHEGELLPAFTEMKADGSTAGGCWIYTGVFKDGINHAAKKVPGSQQNEVAPDWGWVWPANRRLLYNRASARPDGTPWSERKKYVWWDAESGRWTGDDVPDFPVTKDPSYRAPADAVGPAALNGDDPFIMQSDGLGWLFAPKGISDGPLPAHYEPHESPVPNAVYKQQQSPTRLTIKRPDNLSRPQPGEPGADVYPFMFTTYRLTEMYTSGAMSRRLPFLAELQPGLFCEVSPQLAKLRGLENGQWATIISPRGAIEAQVLVTERMPMFSINGQDYHQIGLPFHYGDSDTTAVTGDGANDLLGLTLEPNVFIQNSKVSACDIIPGRRPRGQARVDLVKEYQQRAGLTVESGNNLVDVEDSFTINPEPEQTTHPEPETATHSELEKEDQ
- a CDS encoding 4Fe-4S dicluster domain-containing protein — its product is MANRLVEAGHAAGYDSFQRMAFFTDTSICIGCKACEVACKEWNRNPVEGYGVTGNSYDNTGSLGANTWRHVAFVEQNEQRITQAREEGRQLVALGLPSVGAPGVWAPSVGKPGDETPGDGAPTIPDTDDFRWLMSSDVCKHCTNAGCLDVCPTGALFRTEYGTVVVQDDVCNGCGTCVAGCPFGVIERRDDGGVSLKTDKTATVEHQDNSHAGVNVLAKLKQLRPQGPDHTPGKAMPIKNLGVAQKCTMCYDRLKGGEQPACAKTCPTTSIKFGTYEAMLAEAKARVAQLHEQGLSEARLYGANPADGVGGTGSIFLLLDAPEVYGLPPDPRVPTEDLPKMFKTACKAVAGFTAVVAASFALGGH
- the selB gene encoding selenocysteine-specific translation elongation factor gives rise to the protein MYVVSTAGHVDHGKSTLVEALTAMDPDRWAEEKERGLTIDLGFAWTQVQGMDVAFVDVPGHERFVSNMLAGLAPVPVVLLVVAADEGWQAQSSDHRDAIAALGVRYGVVALTRSDKASAADIERTRAQVAAELAGTLLADAPVVPVSAHSGAGLEELRERLAAVLAATPRPEGRTRLWIDRAFSITGAGTVVTGTLGQGSIEVGDTVEIPGVGRVQVRGIHSENRAIECAEPITRVALNLRGVEAKQLHRGQQVLGDPWPLTDTVDVRARIRVAEAVAHIGSGAYPVRVRPLGTEFARLRFREPIALEPGDRMVLRTEELIGAEVLDVDVAPLTRRGDAARRAQELHNPAQAYIERVKAVTAEHLEFLGHRNVSGTVEFRGWIVLATAVVEWKQQLIAAVDAQDPLSPLSKAAAIEKLGLPEPLLPLIVAAAQLRHEDGLIFREAPDLGEAVAKLEQRLRERPFDAPEAGELSSREIAAAVRAGKLVRLGAIVLLPDAVEIAVARIRELEQPFSTSQARQALETTRRVAIPLLEHLDELKITRRLEDGTRQLR